A region from the Tachyglossus aculeatus isolate mTacAcu1 chromosome 5, mTacAcu1.pri, whole genome shotgun sequence genome encodes:
- the LOC119928758 gene encoding toll-like receptor 12 — translation MSPRPGSEAKKAGSPRTTSASVPLLLLLGASPGPLPAGAWLAPNCIVVESAQLPRISRYFSLYSSDPGLRLLAFCYSVTSLARALEPVPPGVEGLCLAGSIPILPPDAFANFSSLQMLGLMLHITGVPPDIFRGLGRLRHLAFLHKPNKEEPFLPPSALGSLDFLSTLSFSGTCLNQSQGIRLPAGLQQLRVTYGCLTGLEGLTRIFLGLASGPSSSGSVSLDELDVSNNVRLSGVASGALRGLRLGMLKLYNTKMVASDLLGSGLASLETLSLCHAQVDIPPGEVVSRFALQGLGLSRNKVGHLTGETLAHWASLHSLDLYYNSLEELPPDLLAALPQLQSLDLSSNLLERVILCPGTAGGSELQELDLSHNQMWVLPPAAFSCLAQLRELRLQGNRLVHPGIRVLQGLGQLEVLNLNGNPLGALEKGWLAPVASLKALSLTSSQLASVRDWCFRGLSSLQLDLVSGPGKLALPQSPALCSLKIQAGAKLVLRSPPLYPYPALETLVLQGLGLRLEHANISSVFLVLRHLALDHVDPRHFCSPGALGSSLLRLPRLESLLVRGSGVCRISGLSGLRMLELEVLLTWSQLRPRALQAFLGELPQLKVLSLTGKALGALSAASFRGLGRLRVLVLEDTVILVLDSSLQEESPRLPQYMYFLRSHCPQALELELFLASLGLLLLLGSLPLLCRTRSSWALHLLTLLRVRWHGLGARPGEGRQFRYDGFVSHCGRDQAWVVSQLLPALEGAPPGLQLCLLERDFEPGPQALGDPWSLLQLRLATARLLGNPGDFCLLLLFQKPISRHFLPDYHRLARLLRTRDYPDWPREEAKREVFWEGLRKRLGTLRPRDGERGADEGNMESKWSTKDTEKVTKNRKCEVPRRKGKSDKNGKRNRI, via the exons ATGTCTCCTCGCCCAGGATCAGAGGCCAAAAAGGCAGGCAGCCCAAGAACCACTAGCGCCtccgtgccactgctgctgctgctgggggccTCCCCGGGCCCACTCCCCGCTGGGGCCTGGCTCGCTCCCAACTGCATCGTGGTGGAAAGCGCCCAGCTGCCTCGCATCTCCCGCTACTTCTCCCTCTACTCGTCGGATCCTGGCCTGCGCCTGTTGGCATTTTGCTACTCCGTCACCAGCCTGGCCCGGGCCCTGGAGCCTGTGCCCCCTGGCGTGGAAGGGCTCTGCCTGGCAGGCTCCATACCCATCCTACCCCCTGATGCCTTCGCCAACTTCTCCAGCCTGCAGATGCTGGGGCTGATGTTGCACATCACCGGAGTCCCACCGGACATCTTCCGGGGCTTGGGCCGCCTGAGACACCTCGCCTTCCTCCACAAGCCAAACAAGGAAGAGCCTTTCCTGCCTCCCAGTGCCCTGGGGTCCCTGGACTTCCTCAGCACTCTCTCCTTCAGCGGCACCTGCCTCAACCAGAGTCAGGGCATCCGGCTCCCCGCTGGCCTCCAGCAGCTGAGGGTCACCTACGGTTGCCTGACGGGTCTGGAGGGGCTGACCAGGATCTTTCTGGGGCTGGCGTCGGGTCCATCCTCCTCGGGGTCCGTCTCTCTGGACGAGCTGGACGTGTCTAACAATGTCCGGCTGAGCGGGGTGGCTTCTGGGGCCCTGCGGGGGCTCCGGCTGGGGATGCTGAAGCTGTACAACACCAAGATGGTGGCCTCCGACCTGCTGGGCTCTGGGCTGGCCAGCCTGGAGACCCTCTCCCTGTGCCACGCTCAGGTGGACATCCCCCCAGGGGAAGTGGTTTCCCGCTTTGCTCTGCAGGGCCTGGGGCTGTCGAGGAACAAGGTGGGTCACCTAACTGGAGAGACTCTGGCCCACTGGGCCTCCTTGCATAGCCTGGACCTCTACTACAACAGCCTGGAAGAGCTGCCCCCCGACCTCCTGGCTGCCCTGCCCCAGCTCCAGAGCCTCGATCTGTCCAGCAACCTGCTGGAGCGGGTCATCCTGTGCCCCGGGACAGCCGGTGGCTCGGAGCTGCAGGAGCTAGATCTGTCCCACAACCAAATGTGGGTCCTGCCACCCGCAGCCTTCTCCTGCCTGGCCCAACTCCGGGAGCTTCGGCTCCAGGGAAACCGGCTGGTGCACCCGGGCATCCGGGTGCTGCAAGGGCTCGGCCAGCTGGAGGTCCTGAATCTCAACGGGAACCCTCTGGGGGCCTTGGAGAAGGGTTGGCTTGCCCCAGTGGCCTCCCTGAAGGCCCTGAGCCTGACAAGCAGCCAGCTGGCCTCCGTCCGGGACTGGTGCTTCCGGGGGCTGAGCAGCCTGCAGCTGGACTTGGTCTCTGGCCCAGGGAAGCTGGCCCTGCCCCAGAGCCCTGCTCTGTGTAGCCTAAAGATCCAGGCCGGGGCCAAGCTGGTGCTGCGCTCCCCACCCCTGTACCCCTACCCTGCCCTGGAGACCCTTGTCCTTCAAGGCTTGGGGTTGCGACTGGAGCACGCCAACATCTCCTCTGTCTTCCTCGTGCTCCGCCACCTGGCTCTGGACCACGTCGACCCCCGGCACTTCTGCTCCCCCGGGGCCTTGGGCTCATCCCTGTTGCGACTCCCGCGCCTGGAGAGCCTGCTGGTGAGGGGCTCTGGGGTCTGCCGGATCTCAGGCCTTTCTGGCCTGCGGATGCTGGAGCTGGAGGTGCTGCTGACCTGGTCCCAGCTGCGCCCCAGGGCGCTCCAGGCGTTCCTCGGAGAGCTGCCCCAGCTGAAAGTGCTGAGTCTCACGGGGAAAGCGTTGGGGGCCCTCTCCGCTGCCAGTTTCCGGGGTCTGGGTCGCTTGCGGGTGTTGGTACTGGAGGACACGGTCATCCTGGTGCTAGACAGCAGCCTCCAAGAGGAGAGCCCCCGGCTGCCCCAGTACATGTATTTCCTCAGA AGTCACTGCCCTCAGGCCCTGGAGCTGGAGCTCTTCCTGGCCAGCTTGGGCCTACTTCTCCTGCTGggttctctgcccctcctctgtcGTACCAGGAGCTCCTGGGCCCTCCACCTCCTGACCCTCCTGCGGGTCAGGTGGCACGGACTCGGGGCCCGTCCGGGTGAGGGCCGGCAGTTCCGATACGATGGTTTTGTGTCCCACTGCGGGAGGGACCAGGCCTGGGTGGTCAGTCAGCTGCTCCCGGCCCTGGAGGGAGCACCGCCGGGCCTGCAGCTCTGCTTGCTTGAGCGGGACTTCGAGCCGGG CCCCCAGGCCCTGGGCGACCCTTGGAGCCTGCTGCAGCTGCGGCTGGCCACCGCCCGCCTCCTGGGCAACCCCGGGGacttctgcctcctcctgctcttccagaAACCCATCTCCCGCCACTTTCTCCCCGACTACCACCGGCTGGCTCGCCTGCTCCGGACCAGAGACTACCCGGACTGGCCCAGGGAAGAAGCCAAGAGGGAGGTTTTCTGGGAAGGTCTGAGGAAGAGGCTGGGGACTCTGCGGCCAAGGGATGGCGAAAGGGGAGCGGATGAAGGGAACATG